From Micromonospora echinospora:
TGGCGTCATGATCGACAGTCTGGTCAGGTTGGCAAGGTCGGCTGTCGGCGTGAGCTCCACGGTGGTCGCACCCGCCACCTTGTCCGCAGCGGCTCGCCCGATCGTGACAGCGCCGACCCGATCGCTCTGCTGGGACGGATCCGGCATCAACACACGATTGGTCCGGTAGACCTGACCACTCGCGGGAATGCCCTCCATCACGAGCCTTCCGCCGGTGCCGCGCACGAAACCCGGAACATTGCTGATGTTCGTGTACACCCGTCCGGAGAATCCGGTGCTGGTGACGAGATCGACACTGGCTTCGCCACGCACGGTGTCGACTGCGGAGACTCGTCCGACCAAGCCTTCGGCGACGACGGCAAGTTGCCCTCGCCGGACTCCCTGATCCTTCGGGAACGCCACGGTGATCTGTTGGCCGTTCCTGCCGATCACCTCTGCGGGCACGGCCCGCGCGTCGCCGTCCACGCCCGCCTCACCAGGCACCTCGAACATCCTCGTGAAGCCGGCGAACGGTCGCTTCGACTTGACGAACCCCGCGATCGTCGTCGTCTGCGCGGTCGCAGCGATCGGAAGCCGTTTCACGACGAGGCGGCTGGTGGGTCCGTCCGGTTCTTGGACGATTTCGTCATCGACAGCCGTGCTCGACACCCGCAGCGCTGTCACGCCCGGCATGGCGAGGGCAATGACATAGGTGCCCGCAGAGTCGTTGCTCACCTCGCCGGCGGCTCCGGACAGCCGTGGACTGACCAGGCTTACCACCTGGGTCTTCACCGGATCAGGCGCCGGCCGATCGACCCGCATCCGCAAGGCGTCCGCCGCACCGGAATCACCCGTGAAGAAGGCCAACCGCGCGTCACCCTGCTTGTCGTATCCCTGCAGGATGACCACTGTCGAGCGCAGGCGTGGATGGCGCGTCGCGACAAGTGCTCGAACATCCCTGTGTGGGCCCGTCGAGCCGGCACGGTCCCAGACGCCGGTGGCCTCCCGAACCAGCCCCGCGTCCACGTCTCCCACCGGAGACCAGCCCAGAAGAGGACCGTCCGGCGGCGGTGCGGCGAGTTGCGGCGGGGACCCGAGTCCTACCACCCGAAACGTCGTGACCAGCACCGCCAAGCACACTGCCGCCGCAGTTCCGGCGGCGATACGCTGCCGCCCGCGACGCCGTTCCGCCCGCCGCATGATCTTGCTTTCATAGCCCGTTGTCGGTATCACCGACTCAGCCAGATCCGCCAGGCCGTCGCGCAACTCGGTCGTGTCATGCATAGCGCACCTCTTGATCAGCGACAGCGTCTGCCTCAACCCACTGCTGACGCAGGGTCCGCAGGCCCCTTGACGAAAGACTCTTGACCGTGCCGACCGAACAACCCATGACGAGCGCCGTGTCCTGCTCCGACAGATCCTCGTAGAAGCGCAGGACGACGGCGGCACGCTGTCGTGCCGGCAGCCCGTCCAACGCCCGGCGGAGCAGGTCGCGCTGTTCCACGCCCACGTACTCGTCTCGTGCCTGGGTCTCCACCAGCCGGCCCAGGGGCTGTTCCCACCAGGATCGGCGTCGCCTCCAGGTCACGAAGGTGTTCACCAGAACGCGGCGAACGTAATGATCGACGCCTTCTGAGCGTTGCAGCCGAGACCACGCCACGACCGTCTTGGCCAGCGTCGTCTGGACCAGATCCTCGGCTTTCCCACGGTCTCCGCACAGCAGGAAGGCGGTCCGAAGCAGCGATCCGTAACGCGCCCTCACAAAGGCTGTCACCTCCTCATCCTCGCGATCGTGCATCGGCCACCCGCACCTTCGGTTTCGATCTCACGGCCACTACTTACGCTCTCGGCCCCAGTAAACGTTGCCGCGACCACGGGAAATCTTTGGCGATCAATTATCTTGGCCCCGCGGGTCGGTGAGAGTGACGACCGGCCCGGCGTCCGATGAATGTGGTCGCCTCCGGTGACGGTTCCCGGCTACCGTCCGGCCGTGTCCCGCACCGTGACGCTCGTCCTGCTCGACGCCACCGGCCGCCCGCTCGGCGCGCTGCCGCCGTTCGACGTGCCAGAGCCGTGGTGGCAGGAAGCCGCCTCGATCGTCGACACCGTCCGGCGTCGCCACGGTCTGGAGGTCGCCGTGCTGCGGCTGCTCGGCGCCGACCGTCCCGCGCCGCCCGGCGGCCACGTCCGCTACCTGGCACAGACCGCCGACGCGCCCGCCGTACCCCTGGAGCCGGTTGCCGTGGACCTCGCGCCGCATCCGCTGCGTCTGCCGTGGGCGCAGGCCGGCGGTCCGGACCGCAGCGTCGCCTGGGCGGCGGGTGAGCTGCACCGGCTCGGCCGTCGAGTGACGGCGGTGGCGCAGCAGCGCACCTGGAATCTCTCCGCCATCTGGCGCCTGGACACCGACCACGGCCCCGCCTGGCTGAAGCAGCTCCCCCCTTTCGCCCGCCACGAGCCCATGCTCCTGGCCTTCCCCGCTGATCAAGGAGTTGGTGTCGGTGACGATCTCCCTGGCGACACGAACTCCTTGATCAACGGGCCGAGGGTGCTCGCCGCGGACGGGGAAGGGCGGATGCTGCTGGAGGACGTGCCGGGACAGGACCGGTACGGGGCCGGGGAGGGGGAGCGCGCCGCGATCGCGGCCGGGCATCACCTGGTGCAGCGGCGGGCGTGTGTGGTCGTCGGTGAGCTGGTCGCGGCGGGGGTGCCGGATCTGCGCGGGGCGGGGCTGGCGGACTGGATCCGCGAGCGGCTGGCCGGGCACGACGTGTCGGCCGCCGCGGCCCTGCTCGACGGGCTCGACCGGCGGTTGCGGCAGGTCGGCGACTGCGGCCTGCCGGACACGCTCGTGCACGGCGACCTGCACCCCGGCAACGTGCGCGGCGACGGGCAGCGGCGGGTGGTGATCGACTGGGCGGACTCATTCGTCGGCCACCCCGCCTTCGACATCCTGCGCCTGACCGAGGACGTCGACGCGGACGCCGCCGCCCGGCTGGTCGACGCGTGGGCGCGGCGCTGGCGTACCGACGCGCCCGGCAGCGACCCGCGCCGGGCCGTCGACCTGCTCCGGCCGGTCGCGCCGCTGCGGCTGGCCGCCGTGTACGCGATGTTCCTCGCCGCCATCGAGCCGAGCGAGCACCCGTACCACGTACACGACGTGCCGGCCGCGCTGGCGCGAGCGGCAGCTACTCCCTAGACCCGGCGGACCGGGATCCACAGCTCCGCGTCGGCGGTGCCGCCGTCCTCGGCGACCCGCACCCGCGAGATCTCCGGCCCCGGGCGGGCCTCGTACGGGTTGGACGGGAACCAAGACGTGAACACGGCCCGCCACAGGTGCTGCACCGCCACCGGGAACGCGCCGGAACTGGAGAACACCGCCCAGTCACCGGCCTCCACCGGCAGGCTGTCCAGGTCGCCGGGCACGTCCGCGCCGGTCACCGCCGCGTACCAGTAGTCCAGCTCGGCGCCCTCGTCGCGGGAACCGGCCAGCTCGGCGCTGACGTTGACAATCCCGCTCGGCTCCTGGTCGGACAGCGCCTCGATGCGACGTACGGTGGCCGGGTCGATGCCCCTGACGAACGCCACGATGTGCGGGTTCATCCCCTCGTGGACGAGCGGCACCCGCGCCGTGAGACCGGCGAGCCGGAAGGCGTCCTTGGTCACGATCCGGTAGTCCATGCTGGTGTTCCCTTCGACGACGAGCCGGAAGGACATCCGGGGCTGGGATCGCAGCACCGCACCGGCGTGCCGGGCCTGCGTCGGCCCGACGCCGTGCACGGCGCGGAACGCGCGGGCGAACGCCTCGTTCGAGCCGTACCCCCAGCGGACCGCCACGTCGAGCAGCGACTCCCGGCCGGCGAGCACGTCCGCGCCGGCCAGCGTCATCCGGCGACGGCGCACGTACTCCGACAGCGGCAGCCCGGCCAGCGCCGAGAACAGCCGGCCGAAGTGGTGCTCCGACACGCCCGCGATCCGGGCCAGCGCGGCCACGTCGAGCGGCCTGTCGAGCCGCTGTTCGAGGTGGTCCAGCGCGGCGTTGAGCCGATCCAGCACCCGTTTCTTCCCTCCTGGTGACGCCTTCGACGCTAGGTTCCCGGACGCCCACCGACCCGATCACACCGGACCCGGTCCGGTCGCCACATCGACACTGGCGAGCGTGTCGCATCATGACGTGGTGATCTTTCGGAAGCGGCACCACAACAAGAAGAAGAGCCGGGACTGGTGCAACTGCGACGTGCCCACCTGTGACGGGCCGGGCTGCTGCGACCTGGGCCTCTTCTCGATGCTGCTCACCCTCGGCTCGGTGACTGCCGGTGTCGTGCGCCGACCCGCCGTGGACCGCGCCGGACGGGCCGCCATCCTCGGTTATCGGCGCTGGCTGTCGCACCGCTGGCCGGCGACCTGCCGCTACACGCCCACGTGCAGCACGTACGGGCTCGCCGCGGTGGAGCGGTACGGGCTGGCGGTGGGCGGTCGGATGGCCGCCGACCGGGTACGCCGATGCCGCCCCGACGTGCCGCACGGCACCCACGACCCGGTGCGCTGACGCCGCTCGCCTCGGGGCCGCTTGTCTCGGGGCCGCGCGGACGTGCCGTCGCCACGTCGGGGAGGTGGCGGTGTCCCGGTACGCCGGATGCCGCCACTTCGGCGACCTGGCGTCGATCAAGGTGCTCAGCAACGGGTGGCGGTCAGCCGACCGTGGTGGGGCCGCCGAACACGACCGGGACGCCGGGTGAGTAGAGCACGCTCACCGGCGGCCCGTCCGGTGCCGGCAGGCCCCCGGCGGTGACCAGCTCGTCGTCCAGGTGCAGCAGCTCGGCGCTGTGCAGCGGCCACTGCGGATGCCAGTTCGGCACGTGCAGGGTGTGGCCGTACGCGCGGGTGTGCAGACCCCAGCGCGCGGTGAGGAAGTGCTCCAGCGGCGTCGGCTCGGGGATGGGCGCGCCGACGCGTACCGTCATCCGGCTGGACGCGCCGGACGGACCGGGCCAGCGGCGGCGGCACCGGTAGGTGAGCGTGTCGCCGGAGCGGTCCAGCCGCATCGCCGACCACTTGTACGGCAGGCGCAGGCTCAGCTGGGCCACCAGCACCGGCACCAGCCGGGACGCGTCGAGCGAGCGGAATACGACAGCGCGCCGCCCGGAGCCGTCGACGGAGTAGAGCCGGATGTTCGTCTCCCAGAACGTGCCGAAGTACGGCACGCCCGGGCCACGGCCGAGCCCCAGCCCGACCATCTGGAACCCGATCAGCCCGACGTAGGTGAGCCCGTCGAACGTGTCCGGCCGGGTGCCGGCGGGCAGCAGTGGCGCCACCCGCTCCGGCGGGACCGCCCAGTGCAGGAACGCCAGGTCGTGCCAGCGCTGTGCCAGCCAGGACCGGCGGATGGCGCGTACCGGAGCGTGCTCGACCGGTTCGATCTCCACCGGTCCATCCTGCCTCCCGGACGCAACCGGACTCACTCCGGCCGG
This genomic window contains:
- a CDS encoding rod shape-determining protein MreC; the encoded protein is MHDTTELRDGLADLAESVIPTTGYESKIMRRAERRRGRQRIAAGTAAAVCLAVLVTTFRVVGLGSPPQLAAPPPDGPLLGWSPVGDVDAGLVREATGVWDRAGSTGPHRDVRALVATRHPRLRSTVVILQGYDKQGDARLAFFTGDSGAADALRMRVDRPAPDPVKTQVVSLVSPRLSGAAGEVSNDSAGTYVIALAMPGVTALRVSSTAVDDEIVQEPDGPTSRLVVKRLPIAATAQTTTIAGFVKSKRPFAGFTRMFEVPGEAGVDGDARAVPAEVIGRNGQQITVAFPKDQGVRRGQLAVVAEGLVGRVSAVDTVRGEASVDLVTSTGFSGRVYTNISNVPGFVRGTGGRLVMEGIPASGQVYRTNRVLMPDPSQQSDRVGAVTIGRAAADKVAGATTVELTPTADLANLTRLSIMTPSTP
- a CDS encoding SigE family RNA polymerase sigma factor; this translates as MHDREDEEVTAFVRARYGSLLRTAFLLCGDRGKAEDLVQTTLAKTVVAWSRLQRSEGVDHYVRRVLVNTFVTWRRRRSWWEQPLGRLVETQARDEYVGVEQRDLLRRALDGLPARQRAAVVLRFYEDLSEQDTALVMGCSVGTVKSLSSRGLRTLRQQWVEADAVADQEVRYA
- a CDS encoding aminoglycoside phosphotransferase family protein, whose protein sequence is MSRTVTLVLLDATGRPLGALPPFDVPEPWWQEAASIVDTVRRRHGLEVAVLRLLGADRPAPPGGHVRYLAQTADAPAVPLEPVAVDLAPHPLRLPWAQAGGPDRSVAWAAGELHRLGRRVTAVAQQRTWNLSAIWRLDTDHGPAWLKQLPPFARHEPMLLAFPADQGVGVGDDLPGDTNSLINGPRVLAADGEGRMLLEDVPGQDRYGAGEGERAAIAAGHHLVQRRACVVVGELVAAGVPDLRGAGLADWIRERLAGHDVSAAAALLDGLDRRLRQVGDCGLPDTLVHGDLHPGNVRGDGQRRVVIDWADSFVGHPAFDILRLTEDVDADAAARLVDAWARRWRTDAPGSDPRRAVDLLRPVAPLRLAAVYAMFLAAIEPSEHPYHVHDVPAALARAAATP
- a CDS encoding AraC family transcriptional regulator, which encodes MLDRLNAALDHLEQRLDRPLDVAALARIAGVSEHHFGRLFSALAGLPLSEYVRRRRMTLAGADVLAGRESLLDVAVRWGYGSNEAFARAFRAVHGVGPTQARHAGAVLRSQPRMSFRLVVEGNTSMDYRIVTKDAFRLAGLTARVPLVHEGMNPHIVAFVRGIDPATVRRIEALSDQEPSGIVNVSAELAGSRDEGAELDYWYAAVTGADVPGDLDSLPVEAGDWAVFSSSGAFPVAVQHLWRAVFTSWFPSNPYEARPGPEISRVRVAEDGGTADAELWIPVRRV
- the yidD gene encoding membrane protein insertion efficiency factor YidD, giving the protein MIFRKRHHNKKKSRDWCNCDVPTCDGPGCCDLGLFSMLLTLGSVTAGVVRRPAVDRAGRAAILGYRRWLSHRWPATCRYTPTCSTYGLAAVERYGLAVGGRMAADRVRRCRPDVPHGTHDPVR
- a CDS encoding YqjF family protein, with the protein product MEIEPVEHAPVRAIRRSWLAQRWHDLAFLHWAVPPERVAPLLPAGTRPDTFDGLTYVGLIGFQMVGLGLGRGPGVPYFGTFWETNIRLYSVDGSGRRAVVFRSLDASRLVPVLVAQLSLRLPYKWSAMRLDRSGDTLTYRCRRRWPGPSGASSRMTVRVGAPIPEPTPLEHFLTARWGLHTRAYGHTLHVPNWHPQWPLHSAELLHLDDELVTAGGLPAPDGPPVSVLYSPGVPVVFGGPTTVG